From the Falco biarmicus isolate bFalBia1 chromosome 19, bFalBia1.pri, whole genome shotgun sequence genome, one window contains:
- the CNPY2 gene encoding protein canopy homolog 2 — protein MRGRIPPALCLAVALAALLPAACARRSQDLHCGACRALVDELEWEIAQVDPRKTIQMGSFRINPDGSQSVVEVPYARSEAHLTELLERVCEKMKEYGEKVDPSTHRKSYVRVISHDGTKMDLSGVKIDGDVASSLKFACESIAEEYEDELIEFLSHEADNVKDRLCSKRTDLCDHALHIPHDEL, from the exons ATGAGGGGCCGGATCCCGCCCGCGCTCTGCCTGGCCGTGGCCCTGGCTGCGCTGCTGCCCGCCGCCTGCGCCCGCCGGAGCCAGGACCTGCACTGCGGAg CGTGTCGGGCACTGGTGGATGAGCTGGAGTGGGAGATCGCCCAGGTCGACCCCAGGAAAACCATCCAGATGGGCTCGTTCCGGATCAACCCTGACGGCAGCCAGTCGGTTGTGGAG GTGCCCTACGCCCGGTCGGAGGCACATctgacagagctgctggagcggGTGTGCGAGAAGATGAAGGAATATGGGGAAAAAGTGGATCCATCCACGCACCGGAAGAGCTACGTCCGGGTGATCTCCCACGACGGGACCAAGATGGACCTCTCCGGGGTCAAAATCGATGGAGACGTGGCTTCCAGCCTGAAGTTTGCG TGTGAGAGCATTGCCGAGGAGTACGAGGACGAACTCATAGAATTCCTCTCCCACGAGGCCGACAACGTCAAGGACCGGCTCTGCAGCAAGCGGACgg ACCTGTGTGACCACGCGCTCCACATCCCGCACGATGAGCTGTGA